Proteins from a genomic interval of Oleidesulfovibrio alaskensis DSM 16109:
- the phnE gene encoding phosphonate ABC transporter, permease protein PhnE: MNVADREWVRFTRAERYARFTVFLCVGVLLAWSFRTVQVIPEFLMDAPHQVSDLFQRMWPVDFGFYYEGVHASLVETLHIATLGTLLTLVLALPVGVMAARNVCRAPALNWLATFILVSSRSVNSLVWAMLFVAMFGPGTLAGVITIAVRSIGFVGKLFGEALEEAHSGPVEAMRAAGAPWVSIFLKAYWPQVSPAFWSIALFRWDINVRESSVIGLVGAGGIGVALDTALNLFQWTRVSLVLVCIFAVVVLAEVLVTQIRKRII, encoded by the coding sequence ATGAACGTAGCAGACCGTGAGTGGGTGCGGTTTACCCGTGCCGAACGCTATGCGCGATTTACCGTATTTCTGTGCGTGGGCGTGCTGCTGGCATGGTCGTTCCGTACCGTGCAGGTCATCCCCGAGTTCCTCATGGATGCTCCGCATCAGGTTTCTGACCTTTTCCAGCGCATGTGGCCTGTGGACTTCGGTTTTTATTACGAAGGGGTGCACGCCAGTCTGGTGGAAACACTGCATATCGCCACGCTGGGTACGCTGCTGACGTTGGTGCTGGCGCTGCCGGTAGGTGTGATGGCTGCACGTAACGTGTGCCGTGCTCCCGCACTCAACTGGCTGGCAACCTTTATTCTGGTTTCTTCCCGTTCGGTTAACTCGCTGGTGTGGGCCATGCTGTTTGTGGCCATGTTCGGTCCCGGCACGCTGGCAGGGGTTATCACCATTGCCGTGCGTTCCATCGGGTTTGTGGGCAAACTGTTCGGCGAAGCACTGGAAGAAGCCCATAGCGGGCCGGTGGAAGCCATGCGCGCCGCAGGTGCGCCGTGGGTGAGCATATTCCTCAAGGCTTACTGGCCTCAGGTTTCTCCCGCGTTCTGGAGTATCGCGTTGTTCCGTTGGGACATCAACGTGCGTGAATCTTCGGTCATCGGTCTGGTGGGCGCCGGCGGTATCGGCGTAGCGCTTGATACGGCACTTAACCTGTTCCAGTGGACGCGCGTATCACTGGTGCTGGTCTGCATTTTTGCCGTGGTTGTACTGGCCGAGGTGCTGGTCACGCAGATACGCAAGCGTATCATCTAA
- the phnE gene encoding phosphonate ABC transporter, permease protein PhnE, which yields MSDSPMKRPAPFRPNYWARSGYLLVVLYCIWAAQSLEISFDRVIAGMDNAQRFLGAMVPPNFARWQLLINNLLETLQIAIISSAFGVLISLPIGLMAARNLMPDWLTWPSRGFIAICRSFHPVIFAILFVKAVGFGPLAGILTLIFASIGFIGKLFAEAIEEISLKPVEAMRAAGAPFPSVLIFAVLPQVLNRFIGFATYQTDANLRNSTMIGIVGAGGIGGTLAAAFQRYDYDFVSAILICIIALVMVSELLAQRVKGVFR from the coding sequence ATGAGTGATAGCCCCATGAAACGCCCGGCACCGTTCAGACCGAATTACTGGGCGCGCTCCGGGTACCTGCTTGTCGTGCTGTACTGCATATGGGCGGCGCAGTCGCTGGAAATTTCCTTTGACCGCGTCATCGCCGGTATGGACAACGCCCAGCGCTTTCTGGGGGCCATGGTGCCGCCCAACTTTGCCCGCTGGCAGCTGCTTATAAACAACCTTCTGGAAACACTGCAGATTGCTATCATCTCTTCTGCTTTCGGTGTGCTTATCTCGCTGCCCATCGGTCTTATGGCCGCGCGCAACCTGATGCCCGACTGGCTCACATGGCCCAGCCGCGGTTTTATTGCCATCTGCCGTTCTTTTCACCCCGTGATTTTTGCTATTCTGTTTGTAAAGGCCGTGGGGTTCGGGCCGTTGGCGGGTATTCTGACTCTTATTTTCGCTTCCATAGGATTTATCGGCAAACTTTTTGCCGAAGCCATCGAAGAGATTTCGCTTAAACCTGTCGAAGCCATGCGGGCTGCGGGCGCACCGTTTCCTTCTGTGCTTATTTTTGCCGTGCTGCCTCAGGTGCTGAACCGCTTCATCGGGTTTGCCACCTATCAGACAGACGCCAACCTGCGTAACTCGACCATGATAGGCATTGTGGGTGCAGGCGGCATAGGCGGTACGCTTGCGGCTGCATTCCAGCGTTACGACTATGACTTCGTGAGTGCCATCCTTATCTGCATCATCGCTCTGGTTATGGTGAGCGAACTGCTTGCCCAGCGGGTGAAGGGGGTGTTCCGATGA
- the phnC gene encoding phosphonate ABC transporter ATP-binding protein → MTQATAQHAPSAGASLVIEHLRKEYVRGKAVLKDISLTVEGRSTTAIIGPSGTGKSTLLRCINRLIEPTAGRIMLGGVDLCALRGSDLRAMRRRIGMVFQEFNLVERLSVMENVLCGRLGYISPMRAWLRKFPAEDISRAYDLLDLVGLSDFAQARADELSGGQRQRVGIARAVMQQPDILLADEPTSSLDPKTSVEIMELLNEVANRNNIPVLVNIHDVSLGRRFADRVVGMSKGLVVFDGDPADLANDHLKEIYGGEDWLK, encoded by the coding sequence GTGACTCAGGCAACTGCACAACATGCTCCGTCTGCCGGAGCATCTCTGGTCATTGAACATCTGCGCAAGGAATATGTCCGCGGCAAAGCGGTGCTCAAGGATATCAGCCTTACCGTCGAAGGACGCAGCACCACCGCCATCATAGGCCCTTCCGGTACGGGTAAAAGCACACTGCTGCGCTGTATCAACAGGCTTATCGAACCCACGGCCGGCCGCATCATGCTGGGCGGGGTGGACCTGTGCGCACTGCGCGGCAGCGACCTGCGCGCCATGCGCCGCCGCATAGGCATGGTGTTTCAGGAATTCAACCTGGTGGAACGTCTGAGCGTTATGGAAAACGTGCTCTGCGGCAGACTGGGGTATATTTCTCCCATGCGCGCATGGCTGCGTAAATTTCCTGCAGAAGACATCAGCCGTGCCTATGACCTGCTGGACCTTGTGGGTCTTTCCGACTTTGCCCAGGCCCGCGCCGACGAACTTTCGGGCGGACAGCGGCAGCGTGTGGGCATTGCCCGCGCCGTTATGCAGCAGCCTGATATTCTGCTGGCAGACGAGCCTACTTCGTCTCTTGACCCCAAGACGTCGGTGGAAATTATGGAGCTGCTGAACGAGGTGGCAAACCGTAACAACATCCCCGTGCTGGTCAACATCCACGACGTGTCGCTGGGCCGCCGCTTTGCCGACCGCGTGGTGGGCATGAGCAAAGGGCTTGTGGTGTTCGACGGCGATCCGGCCGATCTGGCCAATGATCACCTGAAGGAAATCTACGGCGGCGAGGACTGGCTGAAATGA
- the phnD gene encoding phosphate/phosphite/phosphonate ABC transporter substrate-binding protein gives MLRKWTCLLAIVAFMGLATSAFAADCSFRGALDEAYCDENKDLVADPPKDPAEFKDPSTLVFTYTPVEDPAVYQDAFADFQAYLEKKTGKRVIYYTVQSNAAEVEAMRSGRLHIAGFSTGPTCYAVNLAGYIPIAVKGNEGEFQGYRLLLITRKDSDIKSVADLKGKRVAHTSASSNSGNLAPRALFPKLGITPDKDYTVVYSGKHDQSILGVAFGDYDAAPVAGDVFKRMAKAGRINEEDFRIVWQSEQFPTSSFGYAHDLKPELVEQIREAFLEYRFTPAMQKTFGGADRFFPVTYQKDWAIIRDIADANGEHFNQAGLEAIAKKEAEAKAKKAAKAKQ, from the coding sequence ATGTTGAGGAAGTGGACTTGTCTGCTGGCTATCGTGGCCTTCATGGGTCTGGCAACGTCGGCCTTTGCCGCCGACTGCTCGTTCCGCGGCGCGCTGGACGAAGCGTACTGCGATGAAAACAAAGACCTCGTGGCAGATCCGCCCAAGGATCCCGCCGAATTCAAGGACCCCAGCACGCTGGTGTTCACCTATACCCCTGTGGAAGATCCCGCAGTGTATCAGGACGCCTTTGCCGATTTTCAGGCATATCTTGAAAAGAAAACCGGCAAGCGTGTCATATACTACACGGTGCAGTCCAATGCTGCAGAAGTGGAAGCCATGCGCTCCGGCCGTCTGCATATCGCCGGTTTTTCCACGGGTCCCACCTGCTACGCAGTCAACCTTGCCGGCTACATACCCATCGCCGTCAAAGGCAATGAAGGCGAATTTCAGGGCTACCGCCTGCTGCTGATCACCCGCAAGGACAGCGATATCAAGTCCGTGGCCGACCTTAAGGGCAAACGTGTGGCGCACACTTCCGCTTCGTCCAACTCCGGCAACCTTGCTCCCCGCGCACTGTTCCCCAAGCTGGGCATCACCCCCGACAAAGATTACACCGTTGTCTACTCCGGCAAGCATGACCAGTCCATTCTGGGCGTGGCCTTCGGCGACTACGACGCTGCCCCTGTGGCAGGCGACGTGTTCAAACGTATGGCCAAAGCCGGTCGCATCAACGAAGAAGACTTCCGTATCGTCTGGCAGAGCGAACAGTTCCCCACTTCCTCCTTCGGGTACGCACACGACCTGAAGCCCGAACTGGTGGAGCAGATCCGTGAGGCATTCCTTGAATACCGCTTCACCCCTGCCATGCAGAAAACTTTCGGCGGCGCGGACCGTTTCTTCCCCGTCACGTATCAGAAAGACTGGGCAATCATCCGCGATATAGCCGATGCCAACGGCGAACACTTCAATCAGGCCGGTCTTGAGGCCATTGCCAAGAAAGAAGCCGAAGCCAAGGCTAAAAAGGCCGCCAAGGCCAAGCAGTAG
- a CDS encoding DeoR/GlpR family DNA-binding transcription regulator: MSKSAVRHKSLQEFLAERGYATIEELAVRFGVTPQTIRKDINTLAAEGRLQRFHGGAGVPLGSSNIVYDQRKSMFMDEKRRIGELVAQHIPEGASLCINIGTTTEAVARALLAHKGLRVVTNSLNVASILAQNSSHDVVVAGGTVRHRDNGIVGPSAERFIREFRVDYGIIGISGIDEDGNLLDYDYREVAVARTIIECSRHVYMVTDNSKFGRPAMVRMARLSDLTALFSNGPLPSPQWETLVKESGAELFLA; this comes from the coding sequence ATGAGCAAAAGCGCGGTTCGACACAAATCGTTACAGGAGTTCCTTGCCGAGAGGGGATATGCCACCATCGAAGAACTGGCCGTCCGTTTCGGAGTGACTCCTCAGACCATCCGTAAAGATATAAACACGCTGGCCGCCGAAGGCCGGCTGCAGCGCTTTCACGGTGGGGCGGGGGTGCCTCTGGGCTCCAGCAACATTGTGTACGATCAGCGTAAATCCATGTTTATGGACGAAAAGCGGCGCATAGGAGAGCTGGTGGCCCAGCATATTCCGGAAGGTGCTTCGCTGTGCATAAACATAGGCACCACCACGGAAGCAGTGGCCCGCGCCCTGCTGGCTCATAAAGGCCTGCGGGTGGTGACCAACAGCCTTAACGTGGCTTCCATTCTTGCCCAGAATTCATCACATGACGTTGTGGTGGCGGGGGGTACTGTCCGCCACAGAGACAACGGCATAGTGGGGCCCAGCGCAGAACGCTTCATACGCGAATTCCGGGTGGATTACGGCATCATCGGCATTTCAGGCATAGATGAAGACGGTAATCTGCTGGATTACGACTACCGCGAGGTGGCTGTGGCCCGTACCATCATCGAGTGTTCGCGCCATGTGTACATGGTGACTGATAACTCCAAGTTCGGCCGGCCTGCCATGGTGCGCATGGCGCGCCTGAGCGACCTGACGGCGCTGTTCTCCAACGGGCCGCTGCCTTCGCCGCAGTGGGAAACGCTGGTAAAGGAATCAGGCGCGGAACTGTTTCTTGCCTGA
- a CDS encoding HAD-IIA family hydrolase: MNAKRCFVFDLDGTVYLGDKPIRPTVDFIRNHWDTLDFHFLSNNTSKSPETYIRKLRGMGIAARMEQILSPVTPLVAHLRHHGIRTVYPVGNNDFVRCLTGAMPELTIGEEHCQAVILAYDTELTYQKLARSALLLQNPGVAFLATHPDLVCPTPEGPVPDVGSFMALYHTATGRRPQHIFGKPETAVLAPLLERYAKEDMVMVGDRLSTDKLLAENAGIDFLLVLSGEARREDLAGLARQPSLVLEHLGELQGY; the protein is encoded by the coding sequence ATGAATGCCAAACGCTGCTTTGTCTTCGACCTTGACGGCACAGTCTATCTGGGAGACAAGCCCATCCGCCCCACCGTGGATTTTATCCGCAACCACTGGGATACTCTCGATTTTCACTTTCTCAGCAACAACACATCCAAGTCTCCGGAAACATACATCCGCAAACTGCGCGGCATGGGCATAGCCGCCCGCATGGAACAGATTCTTTCACCGGTCACGCCGCTGGTTGCCCATCTGCGGCATCACGGCATCCGCACGGTCTATCCGGTGGGCAACAACGACTTTGTACGCTGTCTTACCGGTGCCATGCCCGAACTGACCATAGGCGAAGAGCATTGTCAGGCGGTCATTCTGGCCTACGACACCGAGTTGACGTATCAAAAACTGGCGCGCTCGGCTTTGCTGCTGCAGAACCCCGGCGTGGCGTTCCTTGCCACGCATCCGGATCTGGTATGCCCCACTCCCGAAGGCCCCGTGCCCGACGTGGGCAGCTTTATGGCCCTGTATCACACGGCCACGGGCCGGCGCCCGCAGCACATCTTCGGCAAGCCGGAAACAGCCGTGCTTGCCCCGCTGCTTGAACGGTACGCGAAAGAAGACATGGTCATGGTGGGTGACAGGCTGTCCACAGACAAGCTGCTTGCGGAAAATGCAGGAATTGATTTTCTGCTGGTGCTCAGCGGCGAAGCCAGACGGGAAGACCTTGCGGGGCTGGCCCGCCAGCCTTCTCTTGTGCTGGAGCATCTGGGCGAACTGCAAGGCTACTGA
- the glpD gene encoding glycerol-3-phosphate dehydrogenase, which translates to METNIYDVLIVGGGINGASAARDAAGRGLSVALCEAEDIGWATSSASSKLIHGGLRYLEHYEFRLVREALAEREVILANAPHISWPMRIVLPHAPWLRPAWLIRAGLFLYDHLSPLRQIAGSEKVNLKKHLAGRPLSDKFKTGFEYSDLGVLDTRFCLYNALDAALRGAAVHTRTRVEKAVRENGLWVARIRNTRTGEESEIRARSMVNTTGPWSNEFLTSRAESSDSGRIRMVLGSHIIVPRLYDHPYSYILQNDDNRIVFAIPYEYDYTMIGTTDVDYQGDPANAACSQAEREYLCKITNSYFRTQITPEDIVWDFAGIRPLYSDGKDATSATRDYVFKVEKDAAGNAPLLNVFGGKITAGREIGEKIVNQLLPLLGRSEAPETSQWTATAPLPGGDMPEGFDAYLYAFHRRYPWLPERMAHRLCRHYGTLAHDVLAGATSLDDLGEHFGGGLYEAEVRYQQKNEWADDAESVIWRRTRLGLHMTEEEQDRLRRWFDA; encoded by the coding sequence ATGGAAACGAACATTTATGATGTGCTTATTGTCGGTGGCGGCATCAACGGTGCCTCCGCGGCCCGCGATGCGGCCGGCCGGGGGCTTTCCGTTGCACTCTGCGAGGCCGAAGACATAGGCTGGGCAACGTCCTCCGCGTCGTCCAAGCTTATTCACGGCGGCCTGCGCTATCTTGAACACTATGAATTCAGACTGGTGCGCGAAGCCCTGGCGGAACGCGAGGTGATCCTCGCCAATGCGCCGCACATTTCATGGCCCATGCGCATCGTGCTCCCCCATGCTCCGTGGCTGCGACCGGCGTGGCTCATCCGCGCCGGACTGTTCCTCTATGACCACCTGAGCCCGCTGCGGCAGATTGCCGGATCAGAAAAAGTCAATCTGAAAAAGCATCTCGCCGGAAGGCCGCTTTCGGACAAATTCAAAACCGGCTTTGAATATTCCGACCTCGGCGTGCTGGACACCCGTTTCTGCCTGTACAATGCCCTTGACGCGGCACTGCGCGGTGCGGCGGTGCACACGCGAACCCGCGTGGAAAAAGCCGTGCGCGAAAACGGCCTGTGGGTGGCCCGCATCCGCAACACCCGTACCGGCGAAGAAAGCGAAATCAGAGCGCGCTCCATGGTCAACACAACCGGCCCCTGGAGCAACGAATTTCTGACCAGCAGGGCTGAATCCAGCGATTCCGGCCGTATCCGCATGGTACTGGGCAGCCATATCATCGTGCCCAGACTGTACGATCATCCGTACAGCTATATTCTGCAGAACGACGACAACCGCATCGTGTTCGCCATTCCGTATGAATATGATTACACGATGATAGGCACCACTGATGTGGACTATCAGGGAGACCCCGCAAACGCTGCCTGTTCTCAGGCCGAACGCGAATACCTGTGCAAAATCACCAACAGCTACTTCCGCACGCAGATTACGCCCGAAGATATCGTCTGGGACTTTGCAGGTATCCGGCCGCTGTACTCTGACGGTAAGGATGCCACATCCGCCACACGCGATTATGTTTTCAAGGTGGAAAAAGACGCCGCCGGCAATGCCCCGCTGCTGAATGTTTTCGGCGGCAAGATAACGGCAGGCCGCGAGATAGGCGAAAAAATCGTCAACCAGCTGCTGCCGCTGCTGGGCCGCAGCGAGGCGCCCGAAACCAGCCAGTGGACAGCCACAGCTCCTCTGCCCGGCGGCGACATGCCCGAAGGCTTCGATGCCTATCTGTACGCTTTTCACCGCCGGTACCCGTGGCTGCCGGAACGCATGGCACACAGGCTGTGCCGCCACTACGGCACGCTGGCACACGATGTGCTGGCCGGTGCAACCAGCCTTGACGATCTGGGTGAACACTTCGGCGGCGGGCTGTATGAAGCCGAAGTACGCTATCAGCAGAAAAATGAATGGGCCGATGATGCCGAAAGCGTCATCTGGCGCCGTACGCGCCTTGGCCTGCATATGACTGAAGAAGAACAGGACAGGCTGCGTCGCTGGTTCGACGCATAA
- a CDS encoding alpha/beta fold hydrolase: MYDVRRALRKHGRAPRRVVVLHGGPGAPGSAGQLARDISSRFGVLEPWQRADSLEALVAELACVLRYDAALPAVLVGHSWGALLGFMTAARHPELVSRLVMIGAPPFEARYAAGIMPVRLERLDARQREEVLRMQAAFGDSRYMSRHGDELLQQFGHVLSTADAWNPAEGTVVPRQPCVPCSFAQYEALSAQAEPLRRSGALLALAESVRCPVVALHGEYDPHPVEGVRRPLAGALGDFRCIVLPHCGHTPWREREARAVFYDTLFRELT, encoded by the coding sequence ATGTATGACGTCCGACGGGCCCTCAGAAAGCACGGCAGGGCGCCGCGCCGCGTGGTGGTGCTGCACGGCGGGCCGGGAGCTCCCGGCAGTGCGGGACAGCTGGCGCGTGATATTTCCAGCCGTTTCGGCGTGCTGGAACCGTGGCAGCGGGCCGATTCTCTGGAGGCGCTGGTGGCGGAACTGGCATGCGTGCTGCGCTACGACGCCGCGTTGCCCGCAGTGCTTGTGGGACATTCATGGGGGGCGCTGCTGGGATTCATGACCGCGGCGCGGCATCCCGAACTGGTTTCCCGGCTGGTGATGATAGGCGCACCGCCGTTTGAGGCCCGTTATGCGGCAGGCATCATGCCTGTCAGGCTGGAAAGGCTGGATGCCCGACAACGCGAAGAGGTTTTGCGGATGCAGGCGGCCTTTGGCGACAGCCGGTATATGAGTCGTCACGGCGACGAACTGCTGCAGCAGTTCGGCCATGTGCTTTCAACGGCCGATGCGTGGAATCCGGCGGAAGGAACCGTGGTTCCCCGCCAGCCCTGTGTGCCCTGCAGCTTTGCGCAGTATGAAGCCCTGAGTGCGCAGGCGGAACCGCTGCGGCGCAGCGGTGCTCTGCTGGCGCTGGCCGAATCTGTGCGGTGCCCTGTGGTGGCGTTGCACGGCGAGTACGATCCGCATCCTGTGGAGGGTGTGCGCAGGCCTCTTGCCGGCGCTCTGGGCGACTTCCGCTGTATAGTGCTGCCGCACTGCGGCCACACCCCGTGGCGCGAGCGTGAAGCAAGAGCTGTTTTTTACGATACGCTGTTCCGCGAACTGACCTAG
- the gap gene encoding type I glyceraldehyde-3-phosphate dehydrogenase encodes MKKVRVGINGFGRIGRQVLKTIWERHRDTVDVVAVNDLFDINTNAHLLSHDTNYRGFAPEVSVDGDIMRVGGDFVIKNYAERDPRAIPWGAMDVDIVIESTGIFTSGPKAAMHLEAGAKKVVISAPAKEEDITVVLGVNHQDYDPAKHRIISNASCTTNCLAPVVKVMHESFGIQKGVMTTVHSYTNDQRILDQPHRDMRRARAAACNMIPTSTGAAKAVALVIPEMKGRFEGYSVRVPTPTVSLVDFVAILERETTTEELRATLKNAAQGSLNGILGYSELPLVSSDFIGDPHSGIVEADFTLVQTGNLAKVYVWYDNEWGYSCRVADLVEYMRERGL; translated from the coding sequence ATGAAAAAGGTAAGAGTCGGCATCAACGGCTTCGGCCGTATCGGCCGTCAGGTTCTTAAAACCATTTGGGAACGGCACAGAGACACAGTGGACGTGGTGGCCGTGAACGACCTGTTCGATATCAACACCAACGCGCACCTGCTGAGCCACGACACCAACTACCGCGGCTTTGCGCCCGAAGTCTCCGTTGACGGCGACATCATGCGCGTAGGCGGCGACTTTGTGATTAAAAACTACGCAGAGCGCGATCCCCGCGCCATTCCGTGGGGAGCCATGGACGTGGACATCGTCATCGAGTCCACCGGTATTTTTACTTCCGGCCCCAAAGCCGCCATGCATCTGGAAGCAGGCGCCAAGAAAGTGGTCATCTCTGCCCCTGCCAAGGAAGAAGACATCACCGTGGTGCTGGGTGTAAACCATCAGGATTACGACCCTGCAAAACACAGGATCATTTCCAACGCATCGTGCACCACAAACTGCCTTGCTCCCGTGGTCAAGGTCATGCACGAAAGCTTCGGCATCCAGAAAGGTGTGATGACCACCGTGCACTCATACACCAACGACCAGCGCATCCTTGACCAGCCGCACAGGGATATGCGCCGTGCACGGGCTGCCGCCTGCAACATGATTCCCACGTCCACCGGAGCCGCCAAGGCCGTGGCGCTGGTCATTCCCGAAATGAAGGGACGCTTTGAAGGGTATTCCGTGCGCGTACCCACGCCCACGGTGTCGCTGGTGGACTTTGTGGCCATTCTGGAGCGCGAAACCACCACCGAAGAACTGCGCGCCACGCTGAAGAACGCGGCTCAGGGCAGCCTGAACGGCATTCTGGGGTACTCCGAACTGCCGCTGGTTTCTTCGGACTTCATCGGTGACCCGCATTCGGGTATTGTAGAGGCGGACTTCACTCTGGTGCAGACAGGCAATCTGGCCAAGGTGTATGTGTGGTACGATAACGAATGGGGTTATTCGTGCCGTGTGGCCGATCTTGTGGAATACATGAGGGAACGCGGCCTGTAG
- a CDS encoding GAF domain-containing protein produces the protein MSSQRLYKTIYTLAKSINSSLEPSRILADIAEQVTKAIGAKGCFIRLLDAQGDMLLPGASYGLSQRYALKGPVQVEKSHLDQEVLRGNSVHIEDVRSDKRFQYRDEAAAEGLVSLMVMPLKARGEKVMGVLRVYSGEARTFTEDELDFLACIANLSGIALENARMYEALKRENRLAEEYIYRVDEN, from the coding sequence ATGAGTTCCCAGCGGTTGTACAAAACCATCTACACCCTTGCGAAATCCATCAACTCGAGCCTTGAGCCTTCCAGAATTCTGGCGGATATCGCGGAGCAGGTAACCAAGGCCATAGGTGCCAAGGGCTGCTTCATCCGTCTTCTGGATGCACAGGGTGATATGCTGCTGCCCGGCGCCAGTTACGGGCTGAGCCAGCGCTACGCCCTCAAGGGGCCTGTTCAGGTGGAAAAAAGCCATCTTGATCAGGAAGTGCTGCGTGGCAATTCCGTGCATATCGAAGACGTACGCAGCGACAAGCGCTTTCAGTACCGCGACGAAGCCGCGGCGGAAGGCCTTGTCTCGCTGATGGTCATGCCCCTGAAGGCGCGCGGCGAAAAGGTCATGGGCGTGCTGCGGGTGTATTCCGGCGAAGCCAGAACCTTTACCGAAGACGAGCTGGATTTTCTTGCCTGCATTGCCAATCTTTCCGGCATCGCGCTGGAAAACGCCCGTATGTACGAGGCGCTGAAGCGCGAAAACAGGCTGGCGGAAGAATACATCTACCGCGTTGATGAAAACTAG
- a CDS encoding DUF2905 domain-containing protein, protein MDSPGRWFVAAGLLLVAAGLVLHCAPWLLQWFGRLPGDIRVDSPRVKFFFPLTSMAVVSVVCSLLLYFFRR, encoded by the coding sequence ATGGATTCTCCGGGCAGGTGGTTTGTGGCTGCGGGACTGCTGCTGGTTGCGGCGGGGCTGGTGCTGCATTGTGCGCCGTGGCTTCTGCAGTGGTTCGGCAGGCTGCCGGGTGACATCCGTGTGGACTCGCCGCGGGTGAAATTCTTTTTTCCGCTGACATCCATGGCAGTGGTCAGCGTGGTGTGCAGTCTGCTGCTATATTTTTTCCGCAGATGA
- a CDS encoding LuxR C-terminal-related transcriptional regulator, producing the protein MNKNDHNTPPVCAPGDVVEAWDDVILYTDAAGTVTAGNGKALHYLPQSGRAGAPFWQTLRLGTQSLQQTLHRFAPMQIHEISGTHGERFLLRIIPVHPSLSSRGGFVVVATDNRPLEALHETYEERLGDNISAWADSITLFNALFDTAKDATFLINEQGIILTANPAAGTRHAPSGGELAGNPAETLAGASFRPRLHNAMQTLRPRTVWAEKIVALDAQGEGYPAEAILRKMEFTGYSLFQLILHDLSAQVELKKDLQAQKAEVEKMNIALRQVIRTVEEERQEIREQLTSQVKKQLLPALERITKAETPEVREGYRNVIQEQLNGLTDTAGVEDADLLRLSPREMEVCQLIQLGRNGQEIAALLNMSFETVQTHRKNIRRKLGLKGRTVSLFSYLRRKPALS; encoded by the coding sequence GTGAACAAAAATGATCATAATACTCCGCCGGTATGCGCGCCCGGCGACGTGGTGGAAGCATGGGACGATGTGATTCTGTACACCGATGCCGCAGGCACCGTGACAGCAGGAAACGGCAAAGCGCTGCACTACCTGCCGCAAAGCGGACGCGCCGGGGCTCCCTTCTGGCAGACACTCAGGCTGGGTACACAGTCTCTGCAGCAGACCCTGCACCGCTTTGCCCCCATGCAGATACATGAAATATCCGGCACCCACGGCGAACGCTTCCTGTTACGCATCATACCGGTGCATCCTTCGCTTTCGTCCCGGGGCGGTTTTGTGGTTGTGGCAACAGACAACCGCCCGCTGGAAGCTCTGCACGAAACATACGAGGAGAGGCTGGGGGACAACATCTCCGCGTGGGCAGACTCCATAACCCTGTTCAATGCGCTGTTTGACACTGCCAAGGACGCGACCTTTCTCATCAACGAGCAGGGCATCATTCTGACGGCAAACCCCGCAGCAGGCACACGCCATGCGCCTTCCGGCGGCGAACTGGCGGGCAATCCCGCAGAAACGCTGGCAGGGGCAAGCTTTCGCCCGCGCCTGCACAACGCCATGCAGACATTACGCCCCCGCACCGTGTGGGCAGAAAAAATTGTCGCGCTGGACGCACAGGGTGAAGGATATCCTGCCGAAGCCATCCTGCGTAAGATGGAGTTCACCGGCTACAGCCTGTTTCAGCTCATTCTGCACGATCTTTCCGCTCAGGTGGAGCTGAAAAAAGACCTGCAGGCACAGAAAGCCGAAGTGGAAAAAATGAACATCGCACTGCGTCAGGTTATCCGCACCGTGGAAGAAGAACGGCAGGAGATACGCGAACAGCTGACCAGTCAGGTAAAAAAACAGCTGCTGCCTGCGCTGGAACGCATAACCAAAGCCGAAACGCCCGAAGTGCGCGAAGGCTACCGCAACGTCATTCAGGAGCAGCTGAACGGCCTTACCGATACCGCCGGTGTGGAAGATGCAGACCTGCTGCGGCTTTCCCCCCGCGAAATGGAGGTCTGCCAGCTTATTCAACTGGGTCGCAACGGACAGGAAATTGCCGCGCTGCTCAACATGTCGTTTGAAACGGTACAGACACACCGCAAAAACATCCGCCGCAAGCTGGGACTCAAAGGCCGCACCGTCTCGCTTTTCAGCTACCTGCGGCGCAAGCCCGCCCTTTCATAA